The genomic DNA TCCAGCGCCAGCTGGAGATCAGTGcgtccccccacccagccccctgCCCGCTGGACCCCTGCAGGCCCCGCCCCTTTCATGGAGTGGGCAGGGCTTCACCAGATGGGTGGAGCCAGAGCCATTCAGGCCCCTCCCCTGTTGGCTGAGGCGGGGCTTCTCCAGTAGGCCCCTCCCCCCGGGGGGCCCCCCCGCCATGACCCTCGGTGCCCCACAGCCGGCAAGAACACGACGgatgaggagctggaggagatgctgGAGAGCGGGAACCCCTCCATCTTCACCTCGGGGGTGAGGGCGCAGGgggtgccgcggggggggggggggagagggcgcaGTGTCCCGCCGGCAGCAGGGACCCCCCCGCTgatgtcccccccgccccggccccggctctgtcGCAGATCATGGACTCGCAGATCTCGAAGCAGGCACTGAGCGAGATCGAGGGGCGGCACAAGGACATCGTGCGGCTGGAGAGCAGCATCAAGGAGCTGCACGATATGTTCGTCGACATCGCCATGCTGGTGGAGAACCAGGTGTGGGCCGTGGTGCGGGGCCCCGCACGCGGGCTGcctggggacctgtgcatggggccacctggagacctctgcatggggacctgtgcatgaGGCCGtatggggacctgtgcatggggACCTGTGCACAAGGCCACCCGGGGACCTGTGCATGAGGCTGTATAGGGACCTGCGCATGGGGACCTGTGCCTGGAGCTGCCTGGGACCTGTGCATGGGGCCATCTGGAAACATGTGcatggggacctgtgcatgaGGCCATATGGGGACCTGTGCCAGGGGCCACCCGGGAACATGCAcatggggacctgtgcatggggCCATATGGAGACCTGTGCCTGGAGCTGcatggggacctgtgcatggggCCACCTGGAAACATGTGcatggggacctgtgcatgaGGCCAtatggggacctgtgcatggagCTGCATGGGGACCGGTGCATGGGGCCACCTGGGGGCCTGTgcgtggggacctgtgcatggagCTGCATGGGGACCGGTGCATGGGGCCACCCGGGGGCCTGTGcatggggacctgtgcatggagCTGCATGGGGACCGGTGCATGGGGCCACCTGGGGGCCTGTGcatggggacctgtgcatggggCCAcctggggacctgtgcatggggACCGGTGCCTGGTGCCGCATGGGGCTGCTCAGGAACCTGCCCAGGGACCCCTGGCCAGGACCCAAGCACAGGGCCACGTGGGGAGGGTGTGCAGCACGCTGGGGAGGGCGCGCGCTGTGCATGGTGGTCCCGGCCCCCCTCTCAGCCCCTCTCTGTCATCCCCACGCCACGTGAGGACCGGCCGCACGCACCAGGGCAGGGTGAGTACCGCAGCacggggccgtgccggggggccgggggccgtgccggggccccTGctgagcccctcctgcccccgtaTCTGCAGGGCGGGCTGGTGGATACCGCGGAGCTGAGCAGGACGCACGCGGCTGAGCACGCCAGGAAGGCGCTCCGGTACCAGGGCCAGGCCCGCAAGGTCTGGGGGTGCTGGTGCCTGCGGGGGTGCTCAGCACCCCTCTCTCTCTGCCCGCGCCCCGACAGGGAGCCATGATCGACCGCATAGAGAACAACATGGACCAGTCCGTGGGCTTCGTGGAGCGGGCCGTGGCCGACACCAAAAAGGCTGTGAAGTACCAAAGCGAGGCCAGGAGGGTGAGAAGGACCAGTGCCCCTGCTGGCCCCAATGTCCCCCAGCTGTCCCCAGCAGCGGCCTAGCTCCCTGCATCCCCACCACCCCAGCGCCCTGAGCCCCCCGTGcatccccccagccgcccccaatgGTCCCTGCTACCCTGCCCACTCCCTTGGCAACCTCCGTGTGGCgcacagctctgctctcccctccccagtgCATCCCTTTCCCGTCCCCACTCCTACCCCACAGGTGTGATGAGCTGGTGAGGGCTCAGTCTCAGTTTCCCATGACCCCCCCAGGGCTGTCCCACCACGGTGTCTCAGGGCTCCTCTGCACCCATCTCTGCTGTCCCCATGCGTGGGACATGTGTAACTGGGCCCTGCGTCCCCCCCCTCCACTTCTTGTCCCCTccagaaaatgctgattttggcagtggtggtggcagtttTGCTGGGCATAGTTGCCCTCATCATTGGACTCGCTGTGGGGTTAAATAAGTCCCCGAAGACGTAAGTAAGTagcatggggcaggcaggcagggacccACCGTGGGTGCTGGGCCGTGGGTGCTGGGCCAGGTGCTGGCACTAGGCTGTGGGTGCTGGGCCAAGGACACGCGCTGCCACTaggctgtgggtgctgggctgtggGTGTCCATAGGTCCCTCCTGGAACCCCGTGTCCCCTTTTCCCCGCTGGTGCTTCCTGCCAGAGCTGAtgtctccccctttccctcctgcagACGCTCCCGACCGTCCCAGCGGGGAAGCCTCCCTGCAGGATCCTCCCGGGTGCTGCGGCCccatcccctcctctccctgctcctcccgGACCTGCCCCCAGCTCGGCACTACCTGCCTCGTCCCTCCTGGAAGCGCTCCCCCCACCTGATGGTCCCCTGCgactcctgctcttcccctggcACCTCCTGCCCGCCGACCCCGCATCCCCCCGCGTCCCTGACGGGAAACGGCAGCACTCGGCTCTTGGCCTCGGCATTCCCGGCGTGGGCTGGCTGCGCGCGCGGCCGCCTGCCAGCTCAGGACCCCTTTCCCGGCCGTAGCAATGCCAGttgcagctgcagggagcagggacCACTGCGGGCGGGATCCTTACCCTGCAAAGGTGTGGCTGGGAGCTAGGCGACAGGGATGATCGTCAGGACGGGGTGTGTTTGGGCTGGCACCGACAGCTCCCGGCGGGTCTGGCTAGGCTTCGCCGCCACCCCTTGCTGGCTCTTCCCCGTGCCAGGGCAGATGGAGCCGCTGGccaccctggggtggggtggggaagcgGTGGCTGCTGTTATTTAATTCCCGGCTACAATAAATATCGATGCTGACCCCTGCCTCTCCTGATGTGAAGTGACTGCTGGGGGccagccctgcacagccctgaGGCTGCGGGGGACAAGCAGGGAGCCCTCCCTGGGCTAGGGGATGGCAGCAGCACCCCTGCATGCCCTTGGGCTGAGAACGTCTTCAGCTCAGCTCACCCCACAGAGCCTTCGCGCCTCAGCGCTGCTCGTGGCCGCCGTTGTGTTAAAGCCCAGCTAGCGGCTTTGGCCTTCGTTTTTGCCACGATGCAGCAAAGTGCCCCCTCAGAAGGGTGGCCaaagcaggctgggcaggggagcCCGGTGCTGTGGGTGAGCGGACGGCCGCAGACAGCCGCACGCTGCCTGGACCCTGCCGGACCGGCCCAGACTGTCCTCCCCTATGGTTTCGGGTAAGTTGCTGGGTTGTAGGGGAGTCACCAACACCAGCCGTGTCCTGGCGCTGCATGAGACCAGCTCATGCCTGCCCCACCGCCTGCCCAGCCTCCTGTACCCACCTCCCCGTCCCTGCATCCAACACGTCCCTGCCTGAaccctctctcctctcttgcaAAGTAGAAGAAGATCATGATCATGATCTGCTGCATTATTCTCGCCATCATCCTGGCTGCCAGCATTGGGAGCATCTTCGCCTGAGACCCCACCTGCCCTCCAGGTGACCTGGCGCCTCAGGGGATGGTGGTGGTCGGGGTCCCCTGAACCCTCCTTGGGCTTGGGCCTCTCCTTTCTGGGGTTTAGCAGGGCTTGGGCTGGCAGAATTTGTCCCCCTCGGACTTGCCAGCGGGTCCCTAAGGAGCTGGCACAGACCTGGGCTGTCAGGGAGGAGGGGGATGGGGACCCCTGCAGTGGTGGGAGCCACGTCTCCGTCCTCAGcggttcctcttcctcctcctctggtttgCAGATGgcctttccctctcctgccctgccatCCGGATGATCCTGCCTGTGCTCATCTCCTCCAGCTCGCGGAGAGGCCCCTGCCACCATAGGACCTTCCTCGGCTGCAGCCGTCGCTGCATCTCCTCGCTCACGCTGGAGGAGCCGATTCCTCTCCCGGTCACGCTGCCCACCAGGACTGCTGTCGATcgctggaggcagagggaaccCAGCAGCTGGGAAAGTCGGGTGGAGCCGCTGGGTGCCCCGGGGGCGCAGGACACCCCGCTCCTCCCAGCCTCCGAGGTGATGCGTCTCCTGTCACCTGTCCTGGAGAGTGGCTGAGGGGAGAAACCTCTCCCCTCGGTTGGAGTTTGTCTGCGGTGATGTCTCTGTATAGCCAGCTGTCCGGATGTATGGCCACCCGCACCGGAGCCCTCCTTCGCAATAAAGAGATCAGCTACATTGCTGCTCGGAGGTGCTGAGTCCACCACAGGGGTGCCAACAGCGGGGGCCCTGATTTAGGGAGTCAACACCAAGGATGTCCCTGGCCTCCTCTTCTGAATTTGGGGTCTCCAAACAACACAGCAGCAAGTACAAGAAGTTATGGGGGGAGATTTATTAAGGCAGCCCAGCCCCCCCCGCGCGTTACACCCTGTGTTTCAGGAAGAACTTGCCCCAGTAGCGTCCCTTGAACCTCAGGTCGTAGGGGCTGAGGTACTTGCGCATCCCCAGCATGTTGGCTGTGATGATGCGCTCGAAGGTCCAGGGGTTCTGGTTGTtgagctgcttctcctcctcctccttctgcatgCGCTGGAGCGTGTCGCGGCTGACGGCCACCGCAGGGAAGGGCAGCTTCCTGGCCACCTGCGTGAGGAAGTGTTTCACCTCCCCAAACTCGCAGCGCCCACCCACCTCGACGACCAGGCGCCCGCTCTTCACTGCTGTCACGTAGTGGTCGATGGGTCCTTTGCCGCCCCCCATGCGGTGCCCCAGGCTCTTCCGGGTGATGGGCTTGTAGGGGGCTGGCACGCGCCACACAGCAAACATGGTCTTGGGGTCCATGCAGCGGCCGATGGTCAGGCGGATCATCTCAAAGTGGCCCCAGTGGAGATAACCACCCCCCAAGGCCTgcgggaggaaaaggaggaggcacATCAGGGACCAAAACACTCACAGGGGCATGAGGGGTGCAAATACATGACCTGCTTCTGCCACGTTAGTAGCTGTCTCTTCTCCCTTTTGCTTTTGGGTGGGAGCAGCCTCATTTAAGAGGTTTCAGAGTTGCCTTTCAAATCTGATTTAGGCAGTACGTTCCTTACCCTGTCACCAGAGAGGAACTGCAGGTCCCTGCTGGCAGAGGGAGGCCAGATAACTTGGGAAATTCAGCTTTTCAGAGCCTAGTTCTGGCTCTGAGAAGGGCTGATCTGGTACTGGCTCCCTCCCTTGGCTCGTTTCTTCAAAGAGCGCTGGCCGTTTTGCTGCCTGCAGGAGGGCTCAGCGCCACATGGGGGATCTCCAGCCCGGGACCTGCTGGCACCAGAACAGGCTGCAGGACAAGTGGCCGGAGTAAACCTGCGGACCTGCGACCGCTTCTCCAGCCCCAACCTCGGTCGCAGTCGGGTGGGCAAGCAAGATATTCCCACGCAGAGCCCGTTGGAGCCTGTGGAGCAGGACCTCTTGCCACTTGCTCTGGCTGCAGCCACAGCCGAATCCTGCCCCTGGGGTCCAGAGCTTGCACGGAGCCAGCTCTGCTGGTTTTGGGAGGGTGCAAGCCACCCTGGGGCAGCCCCGTGACCTGCCTCGGGCTGTGCCCTCCCCACGCCTGCGCCTTGCCCCCCTCGGAGGCACCAGGCCGCCGCGCTCACCAGGATGCCGTACTGCCCCTGGCTGAACTCGGTGGCCTCGCTGGACGGGCCGCGGATGTCACGCAGCCTCCGGGGCTCCCGCCTCACTTTGGGCACCGCGGGGACCTTGTCCATGAACTTcagcttgggcctctccggcaaGGTGACATCTGGCAGGGGAGAGACGCGCCAAGGTCACCGCAggctcggccggccccggccgcgccggcgaCGCCGCCGAGCTCGGGGAAGCGACGCCAGCCCGGCGGAGGGGCCCGCGCCCCGCTTACCGCTGTAGTCCGGGGGCAGCACGTACTTCTTGAGGCCG from Struthio camelus isolate bStrCam1 chromosome 5, bStrCam1.hap1, whole genome shotgun sequence includes the following:
- the STX3 gene encoding syntaxin-3 isoform X3 produces the protein MKDRLEQLKAKQDADDDAEELEIAIDNTAFMDEFFSEIEETRQNIDKIAENVEEAKKLYSIILSAPIPEQKTKDDLEQLTAEIKKMANSVRNKLKSMERNIEQDEARSSADLRIRKSQHSVLSRKFVDVMTKYNEAQVDFRERSKGRIQRQLEITGKNTTDEELEEMLESGNPSIFTSGIMDSQISKQALSEIEGRHKDIVRLESSIKELHDMFVDIAMLVENQGAMIDRIENNMDQSVGFVERAVADTKKAVKYQSEARRKMLILAVVVAVLLGIVALIIGLAVGLNKSPKT
- the MRPL16 gene encoding large ribosomal subunit protein uL16m, with the translated sequence MWQRLGRPLAAGGGPGGTLVPRAGLKKYVLPPDYSDVTLPERPKLKFMDKVPAVPKVRREPRRLRDIRGPSSEATEFSQGQYGILALGGGYLHWGHFEMIRLTIGRCMDPKTMFAVWRVPAPYKPITRKSLGHRMGGGKGPIDHYVTAVKSGRLVVEVGGRCEFGEVKHFLTQVARKLPFPAVAVSRDTLQRMQKEEEEKQLNNQNPWTFERIITANMLGMRKYLSPYDLRFKGRYWGKFFLKHRV
- the STX3 gene encoding syntaxin-3 isoform X1, with the translated sequence MKDRLEQLKAKQDADDDAEELEIAIDNTAFMDEFFSEIEETRQNIDKIAENVEEAKKLYSIILSAPIPEQKTKDDLEQLTAEIKKMANSVRNKLKSMERNIEQDEARSSADLRIRKSQHSVLSRKFVDVMTKYNEAQVDFRERSKGRIQRQLEITGKNTTDEELEEMLESGNPSIFTSGIMDSQISKQALSEIEGRHKDIVRLESSIKELHDMFVDIAMLVENQGAMIDRIENNMDQSVGFVERAVADTKKAVKYQSEARRKMLILAVVVAVLLGIVALIIGLAVGLNKSPKTRSRPSQRGSLPAGSSRVLRPHPLLSLLLPDLPPARHYLPRPSWKRSPHLMVPCDSCSSPGTSCPPTPHPPASLTGNGSTRLLASAFPAWAGCARGRLPAQDPFPGRSNASCSCREQGPLRAGSLPCKGVAGS
- the STX3 gene encoding syntaxin-3 isoform X2, translating into MKDRLEQLKAKQDADDDAEELEIAIDNTAFMDEFFSEIEETRQNIDKIAENVEEAKKLYSIILSAPIPEQKTKDDLEQLTAEIKKMANSVRNKLKSMERNIEQDEARSSADLRIRKSQHSVLSRKFVDVMTKYNEAQVDFRERSKGRIQRQLEITGKNTTDEELEEMLESGNPSIFTSGIMDSQISKQALSEIEGRHKDIVRLESSIKELHDMFVDIAMLVENQGAMIDRIENNMDQSVGFVERAVADTKKAVKYQSEARRTLPTVPAGKPPCRILPGAAAPSPPLPAPPGPAPSSALPASSLLEALPPPDGPLRLLLFPWHLLPADPASPRVPDGKRQHSALGLGIPGVGWLRARPPASSGPLSRP